Sequence from the Psilocybe cubensis strain MGC-MH-2018 chromosome 10, whole genome shotgun sequence genome:
TATCAACGCCACTATCattgtattaatacaataTGTGCTATCAACGCCACTGTCattgtattaatacaataTATTGCTTTAGGTTACATCACACTATTGCCAAATTAGTATACATTATGCAGGGTTACGGAAATTAAAATGCTAGACACCGGCTAGATAGGTATGTTGGCCGCTagaccacaaaaaaacaatttAAATGCAGTTAGATTCtaaatgatgatgaaacaaCTTTTGTATACTTGTTTCAAAAACATGCTAATTCCGTAGAAGTTGGACCGTATATTTGATAGATTTGATAAAAATCAATCATATAAATAGAACGTACATATAATAGAATTGACTGCTAACATtagttatatatatatatatacttgtTCTATTCCATTTGAGTTAGTGCATAACCAATATCAAGAGAAACTTACTAATTTAGTATTATACATTTTTATACGTAAAGCCAGTGCTATATTGAATGAGTAAGAAATACACGTAAGGACACGTAAGTCTGTGCTGTATTGAATGAATAGTAAGTACACGTAAAGCTAGGGCTGTATCAAATGATTAATAAATATACGTAAAGCTGGAACTGTATTGAATGAGTAATATATATGTATTCAATTAGATAAAGCAAAATTTGAGAGCTTGTTTTACGACAAGGACTTTCACTGCAGGGGTGGGGTGGGCTGACAGGTCTAGTTCGATCTGAAGAATATTGATCTAATAATAGTTAAAACTAAGTTACATATGAGAATAATAGAAATTCGAATAGAAATCGTTAAGATTTAGGGTAGAGGGTTACGGGCATCAGGGTATAGGGCATAGCAGCTGTATCCTGTATAAATATACCCTTTTAGCAGCCTAATCATTACCGATATCTTCTGCTACTCGTTTCTATCATACAATACGTACTACAGTATGAAcacttcttcatccattcCAAATGCAAATGAAACTCATCAGGACGCTGGATCCTTTCCTGTTAGTTAAACATCTATTTTATGAATTATCTATACTAACAATTTTTGTAGATCGGTGTAAAAATTTTTTATATTGACGGTCAAGGCAGATGTATCTATGGGATTGTTAAATGTCACCAAGCCATGCACGTAAGTTTATAACATTACTTGTCATTTACTATACCTGATTGGGGCTCCAGTGTACACTTCTTCTGCACATAAAACCTCTCGACTCAGATGGAAAAGAACAGAACATGACATGGATTGTACCGTAAGtaaaatatatttatatttaaACATCTTTTGTTAAATTAATATTCTGTTTAAATAAAGTTCCTATGCAGTCATTTGTGTATAGTCTGTATATACTCGTTATATATCCAGTACCAGAGGTTCATATGTATCcatgatgaaagaaaatgttAATCAAATATCAACGAGTATACAATATTAGAACACGAATCTGATGAATAGGGTACGCGTTGGCGAGTCAGTATGCTCACGTGACAGGTTTATTACATAGTCAGATAAAGGTCGGCTATTCGATCTCCTTTGTCCGATTAGATTACTAAATACTGATAAGTCACTGATGTAGCCACAAAATATAAATGCATGTATGTTTCTACTGTAGAGCACCAGTGAACAAACAATACTTTACCTGTATATCGATTACTCATGCACCGATACCCCTATGCTCTGTACCAGAACCATGCTACAGTCACTTTGCATTATACTGGTATTGACTTATGTCGGAAATATGAACCTTGGTTAAACCTTCATTCGATTACCAACAGCAATGATAACTACCCGCAATGGACCCAACCGACCTGCGTGAAATATGGTACCACTTTATTATTAATAATTCCATGACCTGACCGATATTCATCGCAATCTAATATCTAATTACATATATCATACCCTATATCCGATTATAATAACCATGTTTTTGTGAAATAGTCGTAGCCCAACTCcatttatttttgttgatatcAGGTTGTATCTCACATTCTCTCCGCTTCCCGGGGTCGGACCGCCATATACGGACCCTTCCAGCTTCCGCACAGACAGCCAATGAATCGCTGGACCAGTCCACTCCACACGAGCTAGACGAACCCCCCCTCAACCTCACAGCGTGGATGGGTCCGACATCTAATCGAGTGTCGCGTGCAACACTGAAAATGAAAGCATCCCCGTTGTGAGGCCCTCCTCCGTATGCCAACCATCGACCACACGGTGAGAGTGACGATTTCACATAAAATGATGGACTCCCCCAGAGACTGTCGCATGGGTTTTGGCTACTGTAGACGTTTAGATCCAACACACAATACACATATATCCTTGCATCGGTGCCAAGTCCGAATATAGTACCGTCCGATTCCTTGACCCCCGATACCAGCGACACAATACCCCTAGACTGGCGATGGTTGTAGACGGTCGGGTCCAAACTAGAGCACGAGAGGTAGGTATTAGTCGATCTGAGATCCCATAATCGAAGAAAACTaccaaaagacaatgagaCACACTTTTCTATCGTCTGATAAAACACTCACCCATTCGCGGAACAACTACTTATTACATTATAAGTGGCAGTGTCTTGCAACACGAGCCCCGTAATGGTGGGTTCCGGAGAAGATCCTACAACCTGATGGGCATGAACGATAGTAGCGACAGACCTAAGACCAGTCGACCCCGAAGATAAACGAACTGATGGATTCATCCGTAAATCCCAAAGGGATATA
This genomic interval carries:
- a CDS encoding Cell division cycle protein cdt2 is translated as MWHPMSESLVYTGGRDGAISLWDLRMNPSVRLSSGSTGLRSVATIVHAHQVVGSSPEPTITGLVLQDTATYNVISSCSANGFLRLWDLRSTNTYLSCSSLDPTVYNHRQSRGIVSLVSGVKESDGTIFGLGTDARIYVYCVLDLNVYSSQNPCDSLWGSPSFYVKSSLSPCGRWLAYGGGPHNGDAFIFSVARDTRLDVGPIHAVRLRGGSSSSCGVDWSSDSLAVCAEAGRVRIWRSDPGKRRECEIQPDINKNKWSWATTISQKHGYYNRI